From a single Bacillus pseudomycoides DSM 12442 genomic region:
- the dnaB gene encoding replicative DNA helicase: MSDVLADRTPPHNIEAEQAVLGAIFLDQDALTSASELLMPESFYRTAHQKIFEVMLKLSDKGEPIDLVTATAALADQGLLEEVGGVSYLAELAEAVPTAANVEYYARIIAEKSLLRRLIRTATHIVSDGYEREDDVEGLLNEAEKKILEVSHQTNAKAFQNIKDVLVDAYDKIELLHNQKGEVTGIPTGFTELDKMTAGFQRNDLIIVAARPSVGKTAFSLNIAQNVATKTDENVAIFSLEMGADQLVMRMLCAEGNIDAQRLRTGSLTSDDWAKLTMAMGSLSNAGIYIDDTPGIRVSEIRAKCRRLKQEQGLGMILIDYLQLIQGSGKSGENRQQEVSEISRTLKGIARELQVPVIALSQLSRGVESRQDKRPMMSDIRESGSIEQDADIVAFLYREDYYDRETENKNTIEIIIAKQRNGPVGSVELAFVKEFNKFVNLERRFDDGHAPPA, from the coding sequence ATGAGTGACGTACTTGCTGATCGTACCCCTCCGCATAATATAGAGGCTGAGCAAGCGGTTTTAGGTGCGATATTTCTTGATCAAGATGCATTAACTTCAGCTTCAGAACTGCTAATGCCGGAATCTTTCTATCGAACAGCACACCAAAAGATTTTTGAAGTTATGCTTAAACTATCTGATAAAGGAGAACCTATTGATTTAGTTACCGCAACAGCAGCGCTTGCTGATCAAGGGTTGTTAGAAGAAGTTGGTGGTGTTTCTTATTTAGCTGAATTAGCGGAGGCTGTTCCGACAGCGGCCAACGTAGAATATTATGCACGCATTATTGCTGAAAAATCACTTTTGCGTCGTTTGATTCGAACGGCAACTCATATTGTTTCAGATGGATATGAGAGAGAAGATGATGTGGAAGGTCTTTTAAATGAGGCGGAGAAAAAAATATTAGAAGTATCACATCAGACAAATGCAAAGGCATTCCAAAATATTAAGGATGTTCTTGTAGATGCTTATGATAAAATTGAACTTTTGCATAATCAAAAAGGTGAAGTTACAGGAATACCAACTGGATTTACTGAATTAGATAAGATGACAGCGGGATTTCAACGTAACGATTTAATCATTGTGGCAGCTCGTCCTTCAGTGGGAAAAACGGCATTTTCACTGAATATCGCGCAGAATGTGGCAACTAAAACAGATGAAAATGTAGCGATTTTTAGTTTAGAGATGGGTGCTGATCAGCTTGTTATGCGTATGCTTTGTGCAGAAGGAAATATTGATGCACAAAGGCTTCGTACTGGCTCGTTAACTTCAGATGATTGGGCAAAGCTGACAATGGCAATGGGAAGTCTTTCGAATGCTGGAATATATATTGATGATACGCCAGGAATTCGAGTTAGTGAAATTCGTGCGAAATGCCGCAGATTAAAGCAAGAACAGGGACTTGGAATGATTTTAATCGATTACTTACAGCTTATTCAAGGTAGTGGGAAATCTGGTGAAAACCGTCAGCAGGAAGTATCTGAAATTTCCCGTACATTAAAAGGAATTGCGCGTGAGCTACAAGTTCCTGTTATTGCCTTATCTCAGCTCTCTCGTGGTGTTGAATCTCGTCAAGATAAACGTCCGATGATGTCTGATATTCGTGAATCAGGAAGTATTGAGCAGGATGCCGATATTGTGGCATTCTTGTATCGTGAGGATTACTATGATCGCGAAACCGAAAATAAAAACACGATTGAAATTATTATTGCCAAGCAACGTAATGGTCCAGTAGGTTCTGTAGAGCTCGCATTCGTGAAGGAATTTAACAAATTCGTAAACTTAGAGCGACGTTTTGACGATGGACATGCGCCACCGGCATAG
- the rplI gene encoding 50S ribosomal protein L9, producing MKVIFLKDVKGKGKKGEIKNVPDGYANNFLLKQGLAAEATNSSMKTLEAQKRKEEKDAAAELENAKELKETLEKLTVELKAKSGEGGRLFGSITSKQIVDAMQKAHNIKLDKRKFEMDDAIRALGYTNVTVKLHPQVTATVKVHVSEQ from the coding sequence ATGAAGGTAATTTTTCTAAAAGACGTAAAAGGTAAAGGGAAAAAAGGAGAAATAAAGAACGTACCAGATGGTTATGCAAATAACTTCTTACTAAAACAAGGATTAGCTGCGGAAGCAACAAATAGCAGCATGAAAACGTTAGAAGCACAAAAACGTAAAGAAGAAAAAGATGCAGCGGCTGAACTTGAGAATGCGAAAGAGTTAAAAGAAACTCTAGAGAAATTAACTGTAGAATTAAAAGCAAAGTCTGGTGAAGGTGGTCGTTTATTTGGTTCTATTACAAGTAAACAAATTGTAGATGCGATGCAAAAAGCACATAATATTAAGCTTGATAAACGTAAGTTTGAAATGGACGATGCAATTCGTGCATTAGGATATACAAACGTAACTGTGAAATTACATCCACAAGTAACAGCGACAGTAAAAGTTCATGTTAGTGAACAATAA
- a CDS encoding DHH family phosphoesterase: MPEFYKRQRFLYPVYVLAFFMLVLITILGYLHWIMGMAAFFIFCIVLFFVIRFELAFQRNFEKYTTDMITRVKKVSNEAFNQMPIGILLYNKDYGIDWANPYLSSCLGQHSLAGWHLYDVSETLLLFIKGETADDIVSLNNRKFRVFVRKEEKLIYFFDVTEQTEIEKMYEDQRTVLAIIYLDNYDEVTQGLDDQLRTNITSLVTSRLNEWAIKYGAYLKRASSERFFVVLNESILAQMEKGKFDILDQVREETSKRNIPLTLSIGVGSGDLSLSELGAMAQSGLDLALGRGGDQVAIKQATGKVKFYGGKTNPVEKRTRVRARVISHALKDLVLESSNVIIMGHRAPDMDAIGAAIGILKVAQLNEREGYIVLDENDSDKGIKRLMDKVKQNENLWSRFITPQQAMEFATDDSLLVVVDTHKPSMVMEEKLLHKIENVVVIDHHRRGEEFVEDPLLVYMEPYASSTAELVTELLEYQPKRLKMTMLEATALLAGIIVDTKSFTFRTGARTFDAASYLRSHGADTVLVQELLKEDMEQYLRVAKTIQNAYIYKNGIAIAKVDGDEYYDQVLIAQSADTLLTMTGVIASFVIAKRGESFIGISGRSLGEVNVQLIMENLGGGGHLTNAATQMKNVTVDEAQDKLQFVIDDYLQGGTQS; encoded by the coding sequence ATGCCTGAATTTTATAAGAGACAGCGGTTTTTATATCCTGTTTATGTATTAGCTTTTTTTATGCTTGTGCTTATTACCATTCTCGGTTATTTGCACTGGATAATGGGAATGGCCGCTTTTTTTATTTTTTGTATTGTTCTCTTTTTTGTAATTCGATTTGAGTTAGCCTTTCAGAGGAATTTTGAAAAGTATACAACGGATATGATTACAAGAGTAAAGAAAGTAAGTAATGAAGCGTTTAATCAAATGCCAATTGGTATTTTGTTATACAATAAGGATTATGGAATTGATTGGGCAAATCCTTATTTGTCCTCTTGTTTGGGGCAACACTCTTTAGCAGGATGGCATTTGTATGATGTATCAGAAACATTACTCCTCTTTATTAAAGGAGAAACTGCGGATGATATTGTATCTTTAAATAATCGTAAGTTTCGTGTGTTTGTAAGGAAAGAAGAAAAGCTGATTTATTTCTTCGATGTAACAGAGCAAACAGAAATTGAAAAAATGTATGAGGATCAGCGTACAGTTCTCGCGATTATTTATTTGGACAACTATGATGAAGTTACACAAGGTTTGGATGACCAATTGCGTACGAACATCACGAGTCTTGTGACATCACGTCTAAATGAGTGGGCTATCAAATACGGTGCATATTTAAAACGAGCTTCTTCAGAGAGATTCTTTGTTGTGTTAAATGAAAGTATTCTGGCACAAATGGAGAAAGGAAAGTTTGATATTTTAGATCAAGTGCGTGAAGAAACATCAAAACGAAATATTCCACTTACATTAAGTATTGGTGTAGGATCAGGCGACTTATCTTTATCAGAGCTTGGTGCGATGGCACAATCGGGTTTAGATCTTGCTTTAGGGCGAGGTGGAGATCAAGTTGCGATTAAACAAGCGACAGGTAAAGTGAAATTTTATGGTGGCAAGACAAATCCAGTGGAAAAACGCACGCGTGTACGTGCACGGGTTATCTCTCATGCATTGAAAGATTTAGTATTAGAGAGCAGTAATGTTATTATAATGGGTCATAGAGCTCCTGATATGGATGCAATTGGGGCGGCCATTGGAATTTTAAAAGTAGCACAGTTGAATGAGCGTGAAGGGTACATTGTACTAGACGAGAATGACTCTGATAAAGGTATTAAACGTTTAATGGATAAGGTAAAGCAAAATGAGAATTTATGGTCTCGTTTTATTACACCACAGCAGGCTATGGAGTTTGCAACAGACGATTCATTGCTTGTCGTTGTTGATACGCACAAACCATCAATGGTGATGGAGGAAAAGCTTTTGCATAAGATTGAAAATGTAGTTGTGATTGACCATCATCGCCGTGGTGAGGAATTTGTTGAGGATCCTCTTCTTGTGTACATGGAGCCATATGCGTCTTCGACAGCTGAACTTGTGACGGAACTTCTTGAATATCAGCCGAAGCGTTTGAAAATGACAATGTTAGAAGCTACAGCATTACTTGCAGGGATTATAGTGGATACGAAAAGCTTTACATTCCGGACAGGTGCCCGTACATTTGATGCAGCTTCGTATCTACGCTCGCATGGAGCGGATACAGTACTTGTACAAGAATTGTTAAAAGAAGATATGGAGCAGTATTTAAGAGTTGCAAAAACAATTCAAAATGCTTACATTTATAAAAATGGAATTGCAATTGCGAAAGTAGACGGCGATGAATATTATGATCAAGTATTAATCGCACAATCAGCTGATACGTTGCTGACAATGACAGGAGTAATCGCATCTTTTGTCATTGCGAAACGTGGGGAAAGCTTCATTGGAATTAGTGGGCGTTCTTTAGGCGAAGTAAACGTGCAACTAATTATGGAAAATCTAGGTGGCGGCGGACATTTAACGAATGCAGCTACACAAATGAAAAATGTAACAGTAGATGAAGCTCAAGATAAACTTCAATTTGTTATTGATGACTATTTACAGGGAGGCACACAATCATGA
- a CDS encoding YybS family protein has translation MKRTRLITEGAVLLAVYAVLLLTFLYVPVISMVAIFALPLPFLLFMVRYPFSSTCMLFGASILVTIIISSPLSLVNTFMSGIIGISLGYMYKKKKGPAEILLVGTLVYLLNFVLVYVASIQFFNIDFLKEMQDMFKQGMEQSEKIMKAAGAPINQEQKDLLGQFSDMLRILLPSLLVMVSLIYSWITVLIAGNVLKRLKYAIEPWPKFRDMRLPKSIVWYYVVFILLSTFMKVESDSYVYMAFSNLYAIFSLLLLFQGFSFIAFFAHVKGYAKAIPILSFIVCMIIPMLFPLVTILGIIDLGFSLRSKIQPK, from the coding sequence ATGAAACGTACAAGGCTTATTACAGAAGGGGCAGTTTTGTTAGCTGTATATGCAGTTTTACTTTTAACGTTCTTGTATGTACCTGTTATAAGTATGGTTGCAATATTTGCACTTCCATTGCCTTTTCTATTGTTTATGGTAAGGTATCCGTTTTCTAGTACATGTATGCTGTTTGGAGCATCGATTCTTGTTACTATCATTATTAGTTCGCCACTTAGTCTTGTGAATACATTCATGTCAGGCATAATAGGCATCTCTTTAGGATATATGTATAAGAAGAAAAAAGGACCAGCAGAAATATTATTGGTAGGAACGCTTGTATATTTGCTTAATTTTGTACTAGTTTATGTAGCGAGTATACAATTTTTTAACATAGATTTTCTTAAGGAAATGCAAGATATGTTCAAACAAGGAATGGAACAAAGTGAAAAAATAATGAAGGCAGCAGGTGCGCCAATTAACCAAGAGCAAAAAGATTTATTAGGGCAATTTAGTGATATGCTTCGAATTCTTCTGCCAAGTTTGCTTGTAATGGTTTCTTTAATATATTCTTGGATTACAGTATTAATAGCGGGGAATGTTTTAAAGAGATTAAAGTATGCGATAGAGCCATGGCCTAAGTTTAGGGATATGCGATTGCCAAAAAGCATTGTCTGGTATTATGTAGTATTTATTTTACTTTCAACATTTATGAAGGTGGAATCAGATTCATATGTATATATGGCATTTTCTAATCTATATGCCATCTTTTCATTGCTGCTCCTATTCCAAGGTTTTTCATTTATAGCCTTCTTTGCGCATGTAAAAGGTTATGCAAAAGCGATCCCTATTCTCAGTTTTATCGTATGTATGATTATTCCAATGTTGTTTCCACTAGTAACAATCTTAGGTATAATTGATTTAGGCTTTTCGTTACGTTCTAAAATACAACCAAAATAA
- the rpsR gene encoding 30S ribosomal protein S18, whose translation MAGRKGGRAKRRKVCFFTSNGITRIDYKDVDLLKRFVSERGKILPRRVTGTSAKYQRKLTVAIKRARQMALLPYVGE comes from the coding sequence ATGGCAGGACGCAAAGGTGGACGTGCGAAACGTCGTAAGGTGTGTTTCTTCACATCTAACGGCATCACTCGCATTGACTATAAAGATGTTGATTTATTAAAACGTTTCGTTTCTGAGCGTGGTAAAATTTTACCTCGTCGTGTAACAGGAACAAGCGCAAAATACCAACGCAAACTTACAGTTGCAATTAAACGTGCTCGTCAAATGGCACTTTTACCATATGTTGGTGAATAA
- the ssb gene encoding single-stranded DNA-binding protein, with the protein MMNRVILVGRLTKDPDLRYTPNGVAVATFTLAVNRAFANQQGEREADFINCVIWRKQAENVANYLKKGSLAGVDGRLQTRNYEGQDGKRVYVTEVLAESVQFLEPRNGGGEQRGSFNQQPSGAGYGNQGSNPFGQSGNSGNSGNSGFTKNDDPFSNVGQPIDISDDDLPF; encoded by the coding sequence TTGATGAATCGTGTTATCCTCGTTGGTCGTTTAACTAAGGACCCTGACTTACGTTACACGCCCAATGGTGTTGCGGTAGCTACTTTCACGTTAGCTGTAAATCGCGCATTTGCAAATCAACAAGGTGAGCGTGAAGCTGACTTTATTAATTGTGTAATATGGCGTAAACAAGCAGAAAACGTGGCGAATTATTTGAAAAAAGGTAGCTTAGCAGGCGTAGATGGACGTCTTCAAACTCGTAATTATGAGGGACAAGATGGTAAGCGTGTATATGTAACAGAGGTTCTTGCGGAGAGCGTACAATTTTTAGAGCCGCGTAATGGCGGTGGGGAGCAACGTGGTTCATTCAATCAGCAACCATCAGGAGCTGGTTACGGTAACCAAGGCTCTAACCCATTTGGTCAATCTGGTAATTCAGGTAACTCAGGTAACTCTGGATTTACGAAGAATGACGATCCATTTTCAAATGTAGGTCAACCGATTGATATTTCGGACGACGATTTACCATTCTAA
- the rpsF gene encoding 30S ribosomal protein S6 yields the protein MKKYEIMYIIRPNMEEEAQKALVERFAGVLTNNGAEIINTKEWGKRRLAYEINDLRDGFYMILNVNSDAEAVKEFDRLAKINEDILRHIVVKEEEK from the coding sequence ATGAAAAAGTACGAAATCATGTACATCATCCGTCCAAACATGGAGGAAGAAGCTCAAAAAGCTTTAGTTGAGCGCTTCGCAGGCGTTTTAACTAACAATGGTGCAGAAATCATTAACACAAAAGAGTGGGGTAAGCGTCGTTTAGCTTACGAAATCAACGACTTACGTGACGGTTTCTACATGATCTTAAACGTAAATTCTGATGCAGAAGCTGTTAAAGAATTCGATCGTTTAGCTAAGATCAACGAAGATATCCTTCGTCACATCGTTGTTAAAGAAGAAGAAAAATAA
- the ychF gene encoding redox-regulated ATPase YchF — protein MGLTAGIVGLPNVGKSTLFNAITQAGAESANYPFCTIDPNVGIVEVPDERLNKLTELVEPKKTVPTVFEFTDIAGIVKGASKGEGLGNKFLSHIRQVDAICQVVRCFEDENITHVSGKVDPIDDIETINLELILADLESVDKRIERVAKLARQKDKEAVYEHEILVRLKEAFEAGKPARTVEFTEEQMKIVKGLHLLTTKEMLYVANVSEDDIMDPSENEYVQMVKEFAANENSQVIVVCAKIESEIAELDEEEKKVFLEELGIEESGLDQLIRAAYDLLGLATYFTAGVQEVRAWTFKKGMKAPQCAGVIHTDFERGFIRAETVSYDDLMENGSMTAAKEAGKVRLEGKEYIVKDGDVMHFRFNV, from the coding sequence ATGGGATTAACGGCTGGGATTGTTGGTTTACCTAACGTAGGGAAATCAACATTATTTAATGCAATTACACAAGCGGGAGCAGAATCTGCAAACTATCCATTCTGTACAATTGATCCGAACGTAGGGATTGTAGAAGTACCAGATGAACGCTTAAATAAATTAACGGAACTAGTAGAACCGAAAAAAACTGTTCCAACTGTATTTGAATTTACTGATATCGCAGGTATCGTAAAAGGTGCAAGTAAAGGTGAAGGATTAGGAAACAAATTCTTATCTCATATTCGCCAAGTAGACGCAATTTGCCAAGTTGTTCGTTGTTTTGAGGATGAAAATATTACACACGTTTCAGGAAAAGTAGATCCAATTGATGATATTGAAACAATCAATTTAGAGCTAATTTTAGCAGATTTAGAATCTGTTGATAAACGTATTGAACGTGTAGCAAAATTAGCAAGACAAAAGGATAAAGAAGCAGTATATGAGCACGAAATTTTAGTTCGCTTAAAAGAAGCATTTGAAGCGGGAAAACCAGCTCGTACTGTTGAGTTTACAGAAGAACAAATGAAAATTGTTAAAGGTCTTCATTTGCTTACGACGAAAGAGATGCTTTATGTAGCAAACGTAAGTGAAGATGATATCATGGATCCATCTGAAAATGAATATGTGCAGATGGTAAAAGAATTTGCGGCAAATGAAAATTCACAAGTAATTGTTGTTTGTGCAAAAATTGAATCAGAAATTGCTGAGTTAGATGAGGAAGAGAAAAAAGTATTCCTTGAAGAGTTAGGTATTGAAGAATCAGGTTTAGATCAGCTGATTCGTGCTGCATACGATTTATTAGGCTTAGCTACTTATTTCACAGCTGGTGTACAAGAAGTACGTGCATGGACGTTTAAGAAAGGTATGAAGGCACCACAATGTGCTGGTGTTATCCATACAGACTTTGAACGTGGATTTATTCGTGCTGAAACAGTTTCATATGATGATTTAATGGAGAACGGTTCTATGACAGCAGCTAAAGAAGCTGGAAAAGTACGTTTAGAAGGAAAAGAGTATATCGTAAAAGATGGAGATGTTATGCACTTCCGCTTTAACGTGTAA
- a CDS encoding DUF951 domain-containing protein: protein MEQKQYNLYDVVEMKKAHPCGANRWKIIRMGMDIRVKCEGCGHSVMIPRREFDRKVKKILVKHEE, encoded by the coding sequence GTGGAGCAAAAGCAATATAACTTGTACGATGTTGTGGAAATGAAGAAGGCCCATCCATGTGGTGCAAATCGTTGGAAAATTATTCGTATGGGAATGGATATCCGCGTTAAGTGCGAGGGATGTGGCCATTCGGTAATGATTCCTCGAAGAGAGTTTGATCGCAAGGTGAAAAAAATTCTTGTAAAGCATGAAGAATAG
- a CDS encoding mechanosensitive ion channel family protein: MDVLTQGFEATKRYLLDSDRWAYVGMATLKILIILVLGAVVVRIARAIVRNAFRMGSRSPIQISERRTVTVAKLLENIVAYVVMFIMLIAILGVFNINASGLLAGAGVIGLAVGFGAQSLVKDVITGLFILLEDQFSVGDHVRIGQFEGVVLEIGLRTTKIKSWTGEIHILPNGGITQVTNFSISNSVAFVDISISYEGDIARAEQVIEDLLEELPERYEEMVAKPELLGIQTLAASEVVLRVVSEVEPMKHMAIARALRKEIKNRLDLHGIEIPYPRMVLYNREEMVSEKAN, translated from the coding sequence ATGGATGTATTAACACAAGGATTCGAAGCTACCAAGAGATATTTATTAGATTCAGATCGTTGGGCTTATGTCGGAATGGCAACATTAAAAATATTGATAATTTTAGTACTTGGTGCAGTAGTAGTACGTATTGCTAGAGCAATTGTAAGAAATGCATTCCGTATGGGAAGTCGTTCACCAATTCAAATCTCAGAGCGTCGTACAGTTACAGTAGCGAAATTGCTTGAAAACATTGTGGCATACGTTGTTATGTTCATAATGTTAATAGCGATTTTAGGCGTATTTAACATTAATGCATCAGGTTTACTAGCTGGGGCTGGGGTAATCGGTTTAGCAGTCGGTTTTGGTGCTCAAAGCTTAGTAAAAGATGTTATTACAGGATTGTTTATTTTATTAGAAGATCAGTTTTCGGTAGGTGACCATGTTCGTATCGGTCAATTTGAAGGTGTAGTTTTAGAAATTGGATTACGTACAACAAAGATAAAAAGCTGGACAGGGGAAATTCATATTTTGCCAAATGGTGGTATTACGCAAGTAACGAACTTTTCCATTAGTAATAGTGTAGCTTTTGTTGATATATCAATTTCCTATGAAGGTGATATAGCACGAGCAGAACAGGTAATTGAAGATTTATTAGAGGAATTACCTGAAAGATATGAAGAAATGGTAGCAAAACCAGAATTATTAGGAATTCAAACACTTGCTGCATCTGAAGTTGTACTACGTGTTGTCTCTGAAGTAGAACCAATGAAACATATGGCTATTGCTAGAGCCCTTCGTAAAGAGATTAAAAATCGTCTTGATTTACATGGTATTGAAATTCCATATCCACGTATGGTCTTATATAATCGGGAAGAAATGGTTAGTGAGAAAGCAAATTAG
- the yyaC gene encoding spore protease YyaC, with product MNIGNFRLPFFEKESQNIMHHDLEACTTISDFLLSHIPISQNTPLSLICIGTDRSTGDALGPLVGSKLEQMNIQNFHVFGTLDEPIHALNLEDKIQNIQTLIPDSFIIAIDACLGKSQSIGSITVGEGPSKPGAAMNKKLPVIGELHIHGIVNLNGFMEFFVLQNTRLSLVMKMADVIAQSIKETDQKLSVLKKANHL from the coding sequence ATGAATATAGGGAATTTCCGCTTACCTTTTTTTGAAAAAGAATCACAAAATATTATGCATCACGATTTAGAGGCTTGTACAACAATTAGTGATTTTCTTCTCTCACATATACCTATTAGTCAAAATACCCCCCTCAGCCTAATTTGCATAGGAACAGATCGTTCAACCGGTGACGCCCTTGGCCCACTAGTCGGATCTAAACTAGAACAAATGAACATTCAAAATTTCCACGTATTCGGCACACTTGATGAACCAATCCATGCGTTAAATCTCGAAGATAAAATTCAGAATATACAAACTTTAATTCCTGATTCTTTTATTATTGCCATTGATGCTTGTCTTGGAAAATCACAAAGTATCGGTTCCATAACTGTTGGTGAAGGACCTAGTAAACCTGGTGCAGCAATGAACAAAAAGTTACCTGTAATTGGCGAGCTACACATACATGGTATCGTAAATTTAAATGGTTTCATGGAATTTTTTGTCTTGCAAAATACAAGATTAAGCCTCGTTATGAAAATGGCGGACGTTATTGCCCAAAGTATAAAGGAAACAGATCAGAAATTATCCGTATTAAAAAAGGCAAACCATCTATAA
- a CDS encoding ParB/RepB/Spo0J family partition protein, which translates to MAKGLGRGINAFFPDLDVREEEKIQEIALTELRPNPYQPRKNFQKEAIQELAASIKEHGILQPLIVRKSIKGYEIVAGERRYRAAKEACLEKVPAVVRELNEQQMMEFALLENLQREDLNPMEEALAYQMLMDELNVTQEQLAKRLGKSRPYIANYVRLLTLPLFVQEMIANGSLSMAHGRTLLTIKDEEQLKSLLKRIEKEGLNVRQLEQIVQQIHQRVSRETKTVKRERNIFFEERETLLREKFGTGVKIKETKKEKGKIEIEFFDKEDLNRILELLSGEN; encoded by the coding sequence GTGGCTAAAGGATTAGGAAGAGGGATTAATGCTTTTTTTCCAGATTTAGATGTGAGAGAGGAAGAAAAAATTCAGGAAATTGCACTAACTGAATTAAGGCCAAACCCCTACCAACCGCGTAAAAACTTTCAAAAAGAAGCTATTCAAGAACTGGCAGCATCTATTAAAGAACATGGTATTTTACAGCCTTTAATCGTAAGGAAAAGTATTAAAGGATATGAAATCGTTGCTGGTGAACGTAGATACCGTGCTGCAAAAGAAGCATGCCTTGAAAAGGTGCCAGCTGTCGTTCGAGAATTAAATGAACAGCAAATGATGGAGTTTGCTTTGTTAGAAAATCTACAACGTGAAGATTTAAATCCAATGGAAGAAGCTTTGGCATATCAAATGCTAATGGATGAGTTGAATGTAACTCAAGAGCAATTAGCAAAGCGCCTTGGAAAAAGTAGGCCATATATTGCTAATTATGTTCGGTTGCTTACACTTCCTTTATTTGTTCAAGAAATGATTGCGAATGGAAGTCTATCCATGGCACATGGACGGACATTACTTACAATAAAAGATGAAGAACAGCTAAAGTCTTTATTAAAGCGTATTGAAAAAGAAGGATTGAATGTTAGACAGCTAGAGCAAATTGTTCAACAGATTCATCAACGCGTTTCACGTGAAACAAAGACAGTGAAGCGAGAGCGGAATATATTTTTCGAAGAGCGTGAAACATTGTTAAGAGAAAAGTTTGGAACAGGTGTAAAAATTAAAGAAACAAAGAAAGAAAAAGGGAAAATTGAAATAGAATTTTTCGATAAGGAAGATTTAAATCGCATTTTAGAATTATTATCTGGGGAAAACTGA